One genomic window of Nicotiana sylvestris chromosome 10, ASM39365v2, whole genome shotgun sequence includes the following:
- the LOC104211257 gene encoding uncharacterized protein — protein MVNVFQKGPWFLYGFFLSVQRWIPNFVASKATQSYTAIWIRLPQLPTEFYDKEILQKVGSSIGRLLKVDACTSVALRGRYARLCVELPLNKPVTPFLFIDSHKQFILYEGDKLLCTSCGLLGHTKPQCHHPKSMQKQESPSKDLETPQTRNTKPEEIWHTVPFNRSKQRDPTKRTSKLPDISQDPGISVNIFEAKSGNINSSDSPDSPIPSPSLNCSTTSENAQNSNLYKETPPSHPTPKSDSQQTWTSSLKTTLLNPPII, from the exons ATGGTTAACGTATTTCAAAAAGGTCCATGGTTCCTCTATGGTTTCTTCCTCTCTGTCCAAAGATGGATTCCTAACTTTGTAGCTTCCAAAGCAACTCAATCTTACACGGCTATCTGGATCAGACTCCCCCAGCTACCCACTGAATTCTACGACAAGGAGATTCTACAGAAAGTGGGAAGCTCAATTGGAAGGCTCCTTAAGGTTGATGCTTGTACATCAGTTGCTCTCCGAGGGAGATATGCCCGTCTCTGTGTGGAACTCCCCCTAAACAAACCTGTCACCCCTTTCCTCTTCATAGACTCCCATAAACAATTTATCCTCTATGAAGGTGACAAGCTTCTCTGTACATCCTGCGGCCTCTTAGGCCACACGAAACCACAGTGCCATCATCCGAAATCCATGCAGAAACAGGAATCTCCAAGTAAAGACCTGGAAACACCACAAACAAGGAATACAAAGCCAGAAGAAATATGGCACACAGTACCCTTCAATAGGAGCAAACAAAGGGATCCAACTAAAAGGACTTCCAAATTGCCAGATATCTCCCAAGACCCAGGTATTAGCGTTAACATTTTCGAAGCCAAATCAG GTAATATTAACTCCTCTGATTCTCCTGATTCTCCTATCCCTTCTCCCTCTTTAAATTGCTCAACCACTAGTGAGAATGCCCAGAATTCCAATCTCTACAAGGAGACGCCACCGTCTCATCCAACTCCAAAGAGTGACTCTCAACAAACATGGACTTCATCTCTTAAAACAACCCTCCTCAACCCACCCATAATCTGA
- the LOC104211255 gene encoding uncharacterized protein: METPPKSPNIPPEPPDDTVMEEDTNQQHSYKEMLLDKQSTTQAEYFTTGTQSTFTQGKGKESTGPIILSQEDKNRLYEPWRFSVIIKLFGKKMSHYLLRSKLLDLWSPSKQLILIDLGWDFFKVKFSKEENLVKAIQKGPWFLLENFLSVRRWEPKFVPQEATLSFTAIWVRLLQLPTEFYDNEVLEKVGQKLGKLLKIDTCASATLRGR, from the coding sequence ATGGAAACACCACCCAAGTCACCCAATATACCACCGGAACCACCGGACGACACCGTCATGGAAGAAGACACTAACCAACAACACTCATACAAAGAAATGTTACTGGACAAACAAAGTACTACACAAGCAGAGTATTTCACAACGGGAACTCAATCTACGTTCACACAAGGAAAAGGGAAGGAATCAACAGGACCTATAATTCTCTCACAGGAGGATAAGAACAGGCTCTATGAACCATGGCGCTTCTCAGTCATAATCAAGTTATTTGGAAAAAAAATGTCACACTACCTTCTCCGTTCTAAGCTACTTGACTTATGGAGTCCATCCAAACAGTTGATTTTGATTGACCTAGGATGGGACTTTTTCAAAGTCAAATTTAGTAAAGAGGAGAACCTAGTGAAAGCCATACAAAAAGGGCCATGGTTCTTATTAGAAAACTTCCTCTCAGTAAGAAGATGGGAACCCAAATTCGTTCCACAGGAAGCAACCCTTTCTTTCACTGCAATTTGGGTGAGACTACTACAATTGCCAACAGAATTTTATGATAATGAAGTCCTTGAAAAGGTGGGTCAGAAACTGGGAAAACTCCTAAAAATTGATACATGTGCCTCAGCCACCCTCAGAGGAAGGTAA